CAGGCGTTGGTCTCCCCTACGTCCATGAACTCGATGAAGCGCAGCGTGATCTTTCGTTCACGGAAGTAGCTCGCCATGGGAAGGATGTCTTGCTCGTTAACGCCGAGCTTGGCCACCATGTTTACCTTGATGGGAAGCCCCGCTGCTTCCGCGGCGTCGATGCCGCGAATCACCGCTTCCGGAGAAGAGCGACCCCCGCTCATGAGGGCGAAGCGTTCCTTGTCCAGGCTGTCGAGACTGATGTTGATGCGCTTTAATCCAGCCTCCTTCAGCTTTGTTGCGTACCGAGGCAGCAGGGACGCGTTGGTGGTGAGCGAGATATCCTCGATTCCGGTTTCCGCCATCAAGCTTGAAATCAATTCGCTCAAGTCGGGCCGCAGCAAAGGCTCACCACCGGTGAGGCGAAGCTTCTTTACTCCTAGGGCTGCGAAGCTTCTGGCTGCAAAAACGATTTCCTCGTTGGAGAGCACGAGCTCTTTGGGGAGGAAGGCGTAGTCGGGACCGAAGATCTCTTTCGGCATGCAGTAGGAACAACGAAAGTTGCACTGATCAGTGACCGAGATTCTCAGGTCCCGCAGTGGGCGATCCAATTTGTCCGTGGTACGATTCATGCCTCAGAGCAGTAAGGGTGCTGAAGATGGAAAGGTAAAGAGCGCTTTCCGGTGGGGCTGCTAGATCAGCTCTCGGCGCAGGAGGTCCATAGCAGCATTGAAGGCGCGGCGCTTTTGGGCGATGCGCGGACCTCGAAAACTGAACCTGCGGGCGAATGCTCCAGATGGACTATGCAAACCGATATAGACGGTTCCTACTGGATCCTTTTCGGTTCCGCCCCCGGGACCAATGTAGCCAGTGGCGCTGATGGCGTAGTCAGCCTCCAGTCGCTCCGCGACGCCGGTAGCCATGGCGACTGCTACTTCCTCGCTTACGGCAGTATGCTGTTGTATCAGTTCAAAGGGTACGCTGATTAGATCTTCTTTCGCTCCGGTGCTGTAGGTAGCTAGGCCGCCGACAAAATACTCGGAAGAACCAGAAATGTTTGTGATCTCGTTGGCGATATACCCTCCGGTGCAGCTTTCGACGGTAGCAAGCTTCAGTTTCTTGCGTCTTAGTATTTTGGATACGATGTCTAGGAGGGTGTCGTTTCCAATCGTGAGGAAGCTCTCGCCGAGTAGTTTCTTGCACTCTTCCGCAAGTTCAGCGAGTCGATCGAAGGGATTGACCTGATCTGGGAAACTCATGCGGAAGTCCACCATGCCTGGGTGGGCGCAGTAGGCGAGTTCGAGTCCTGACTCGCGTTCGGCGATAGGTTGCAGCAGCGTTTCTAGATTCGATTCTCCGATTCCTGTAGTGCGGATTTGGATATAGTTCTCACTGTCCTGTACGAGCCCCTTGTCCTGCAGGCGTGGAAGTACCTGGTCCTTGAACATGGGTTGCAATTCGTGGGGCGGGCCTGGGAGCATGACCAAGATCTTTCCAAACTTCTCGAGCCAGAGTCCTGGAGCGGTCCCGTTTGGATTGTGCAGCACCTCGGCGTTTTCGAAATGGTAGGCTTGCTTGCGGTTGTTGGGATTGAGTTCGAGTCCGAGGGCTTCGAAGCGAGCTTCTATCGCCTGCATGACCGTAGGGTCGTACACCAGCTTTTCTCCGAGGCACTCCCCTATCACCTCCTTCGTTCGATCGTCGACCGTGGGGCCAAGCCCACCGGTGGTTATGAGCACGTCTGCCTTCTTCCAATAATCCTCGAAGTAGGATTCGATATCCTCAGGCGCGTCGGAGATAGTGACGTTCGCGTGCATGGGCGTCCCTACCTGCCGCAGCTGGTCGCCGATATAGGTGAGGTGTCCGTTGGGGGTCAGTCCGAGGAGGAGTTCCTCTCCGAGGGTGAGGAGGATGATCTTTGGTTTTCCAGGCATTTGAGCGTGAACGAATAAGTGGGGAATCGGATTGGCTGCTTGGTCGAAAGTCTTGCGACTTTCGCTACTTTTCAAAGTCTAGCGTACCGAGGTGCTTGCTCCGACAGCGAAGCGATTACAATTCGCCAGCGTTTCTATTCGATCAATCAAAAATGCCTGAATCCATTTCCAGTGACTTGAAAGAGAAGGTGCGTCGTCTCCCGGACAAACCGGGCGTCTACCTCATGAAAGACCGGCTCGGTTCAGTGATCTACGTGGGAAAGGCCAAGAACTTGAAGAAACGGGTGTCTTCCTACTTTCAAGCGTCCAAGCGGTTTACGCACCAACCTAAGATTCGAGCCTTGGTGCAGATGATTCGCGACTTCGAGTACATCGAGGTGAAGTCCGAACCGGAAGCCCTGCTATTGGAAGGGAAGCTCATCAAAAAGTGGAAGCCGAAGTACAATACGGACTTTGTGGACGACAAGCGCTTCCTCTTGGTAAGGGTGGACGTCACGCGTGAACTTCCCCGTTTCGCCTTGGCTCGCTTCAAAAAGGAAGATGGAGCTCGCTACTTTGGTCCCTTCGCGCACGCCAACCATATTCGCAAGACCCTGACGGAAATGCGCCGCCGCTTTGGCATTTTACTGGGCGATGCCTCGCCTAAGAAGGAAGACGAGAATCGGTTTCGTTTGTACGACGACGTTCGCTCGGAAATCTACGGTCATGAGAATTTGGTGACGCTAGAGGAATACCAAGAACGGGTGGAGCAGGCTTGCGAGTTCCTGCAAGGTAAGTCGAAGGAGTGGCTGGACGAGCTGAAACAGGAGATGGTGAAGGAAGCCGCGGAGCGAAACTACGAGAAAGCGGCCGCCTTGAGGGATATCGTTTTTGCCTTGGAAGCTTCTTTGAAGAAAACGCGGAAATTCGAGCGAGATCTTCCGGTAAGGGAGAGTGCCGACGAGACCTTGGAGTCGCTGCAGAAAGAGCTGTCCATGAGGAATCCGCCCAACGTCATCGAATGCTTCGATATCTCCCACATCTCGGGGACTTTTGTAGTTGCTTCGATGGTACAATTCGTTGGCGGGAAGCCGAACAAAGCGGGTTATCGACGCTTCAAGATAAAGAGCTTCGAAGGAAACGACGATTTTCGCTCCATGGAAGAAGTGGTAGGCCGGCGCTACCGAAGGCTGCACAAGGAAGGCAAACCTTTCCCCGACCTGATCGTCATCGACGGTGGCATGGGCCAAGTAGGAGCCGCCATCAAATCGTTCCTATTACAGGACTTGGATCCTCCTGAATTGATCGGCTTGGCGAAGAAGCACGAGACGATCATCTTTCCTGACGAACGCCCTCCCCTTCGCCTTCCGCTGAAGCACTCAGGGCTTCAGCTACTGCAACGTTGCCGCGACGAGGCTCACCGCTTCGCCAATACCTTCAACGCCGACCTTCGCAGCAAACGTATCCGTGAAAGCATACTAGATGACTTCACTGGATTAGGTCCGAAAAAGAAGAATGCCTTGTTGGACGAGTTTGGAAGTATCGAACGACTCAAGTCTGCTTCCCTAACCGAGCTACGATCGGTAGATGGGATCGGCCTAGAAACAGCGACTCGCTTGAAGGCGTTCCTGGAGGAGCATTATAGAGGTTGAGCTCGTGTACTAATCTATTCAATACAGTTGGTCGCTAATCTTAAGAAAGACTGGACCACTCGACTGTAGGTCGACTGGAGCTCCGTCCCAAGGAGACCAGTGTATTAAGTCTGTAGACATGAGAATTGGAAGGTCTCCGTAGGCACTTGATCCAAACACATCCAGAAACAGGTATCCCGAACTATATAACCATCCAAGTGAAGCCTTGGAGATCTTGCTTGCGGGATCAGTCTGGAAAAGAAATTCGATGTAGTTGGAATGCCCGTCCTGATCGAAATCCGAGTTCTTTTTGTCGTCGAGCCCGTCGATCTGCTCCCCGCTTAGGTAGATGGGAAGCCAAGCGTCGAATGCACTGCCTGTGCGAAGTTCGATCTCTACTGTATCCGAGGAGGTATTGCCGAAAAAGTCGGTCACTGTGAGCGTAGCCGTGTAGATTCCGACGTTCAGGTAGACCTCCGTTAAAGCTGAATTGATCTGGTACCCGTTGAGGTCCCATTGCCACTTCTCGATGGCCCAATCGTCTTGGGACAAGGTTCCGTCCAGTGTGACGTGACCGTAGTCATGCGTCGCGTAAAATACGCGGTCGCTTCCGGCATTGGCGATAGGGCTGGCGTTTCCTTGAGGTTTTGAATCTGAGGATAGAGGATGCCAAGTCGAAGAGTAATTGGTGGAGGAGTCGTTGTAGCCGAAGTCGCCTTTCGCGGTTGAGTAGATGGATCCGTCGTCGGTGAGCACTACAGTCGCGTCGTTGCTGAGGCTGAAGTCCCGGATGCCACTTCTGAAAAGCGCAAGAGGGTCCTTTATGGCCGTATACCCGTCAGTGTATCCCAGCCCCAGGAGCCGGTTGTAACTTGATCCGACACCCCACAAGCTGCCATCCTCCATGAGCCAGATTGTTCTGTTACCGATGGTACGAGCTTTGGTTACAGGGCCGTTTGATAGTTTTACGAACTGGTTGCTTCGATGAACGTTGAGTGGAAGTCCCAGCTTTGAAGAGTCGTTCGACCCGGCTCCCCAGAGAGATCCGTCTTGCTTAACCACCAGAATGACCCTGTTGGAGGATAAGATTTCTTTGGCGTCACTTTCCAGTATTTGTATTGGGGATACAACGATAGAGTTGTATGGCAAAGAGCTTGAGTCGAACGTTCGGTTTCTACCGAACATCCAAACCGATCCATTTTCCTTCATGATGTAGACAGTGCTGCCATCGGTCTCTACTTGGGATACGCCGGATTCTATGATTTGTAACCATTCGTCGCTGGACACTATGGATTCGCTTGCGAACTGGCTGTCGCGGTTCAGGCCAGTTGCCCAGAGGGATCCATCTGACAAGCAGGCGAAGCTCGCGTCATTGGAAAGCGAAAAGTCGACTACATTCTCGGGGATAACTTTGCGGAATGGTTCGAGTAAGCTTTTGTACCCGATTCCCATCTCACCGCTGGTGTTGTTGCCCGTTAGCCAGAGAGCACCCTCGTTGTCTATCAGGCCAGTAGTATTCCAAGCGTTGTCGAGTTGATCAATGTTACCGAGCGTTAGTTGGTGGCCGTAAACACGGCTTTGATTGGAGTGGGCTCGCCCAATCGCAGTGCCAGTGGTGTGACCTTGCAGTAGGGCGTGACCGTTGCGGTAGAGGATCGCGTTGGCTGATGGTGACCCAACAAGGCCCGCTATTTCAGTATTCTCCTCGACGGTCACGGTCACGCTCTCGGTGTGGAAGATACCCTCTGAGTCCGTTACAGTAAGAGTGACCTCGGTGGTTCCGACGTCGAAGTATTCTGAAAGAATGGGTCGGTTGGCGGTATTGTTGTCCCAGGACCAACGCCAGCTCTTTATGAATTTGTCGTCGGTAGAGCCGCTGCCATCCAGAGTAACCATCTTGCTGGGCGTTCCCGGCAAGACGTATGTTTTCTCAGGATAGGCTACCTTAGCTATGGGGGCTGTGTTTTGGCTGGTTTCGAATGGCTCGCTGATGAGAGAAGGGGTCGTGTTTCTCGCTACGTCTTGACCGAAACGGTAGTTGACGGTCGACAGCCAAACTGATCCATCCTCAAGAAGGAAAACTGCCAAGTCGTCGTAGGCCGACGCTTGTTCAACGGATGAGAAGAAGAAGAAGTCTTTTTGATAATTTGGAAGTGGTAGGTAGTTGTTTCTAGGATACGATTGGCCCAGAGTATAGCATGCTCCGATTGCATCCAAAATTAGAGGGGATTGGGTTCGTAGTTGAATATCCGTTACGCCCTCTTGGATGATCTTCGTAAAAGAGAAGTCTGGTTCCAAGAGGTAGTTTCCGAAATAGGGTGTGTATGAACCGAGGCTTCTGTGAGAAATGTGGCCTTCTTGGTCGATGTATAGAAGGAGGTTAGAGTTGACGGCTTCGAGGTGCTTGGCTCCCTCGCTCACGATTTCGATGAAAGGTTCCGTTCTTTCATCCGTTGAGCGCTGTAGTTGTATGATCCTTCCATCTTCGAGAAGCAGGATAGAATTGTATCCACTGGTTGCTAGCTCTCTGATTCCCTCAAGAGGCAGGCGATGAGGACTGTGCACTATATCCGCTGCCGAGTCAGCAATCTGACCTTGGTAGTTTTGGCCCATTCCGTAGGCGGTACCGTCGTCGAGCAGGATCAAGCTCATGTGTGCCGCAGCCGCAATATCTGTCGCACCGCTAGGCCAGATTTCGACGAAGCCTTTGCTCGATGGCTGTTCTCCGAGACCGAGTTGGCCTTGGTTGTTCGACCCGGTTCCCCAAACGCTGCCATCGGTTTTTAGGACAAGGCAATGGTTGGAACCATCGACGACTTTTACGACGCCGCTCGCCATGACGGGGGTAGGCTTCTGGAAAAAATACTCTGTGTAGTCGGAGCCGAAAAGCTGACCGTCTGCCTCCCCAGCGCACCAGAGCGATCCGTCCTCCTTAATTATGAAAAACCGGTCGTGGCCGGCGTACACAGATTTAGGACGAGTGTAGGGCTGCACCTCGACGATGAAGTCTTGGCTATGTTGGAGGCCTTGATCGTCGAAAACGGTTAGGGTTAAGCTTGATTCTCCAACTGGGAGTAGAACGGTTGGTTTTTGCTCGTTGCTTGGGCCGTCCGGCAGGGTCCAAAGGTAACTCTCTATTCTCCAATCGTCGCTGGAGTTGCTGGCGTCGAGGTTGACTGTTGCGAAGCCATCTCCGTCGTCGTCG
This region of Pelagicoccus enzymogenes genomic DNA includes:
- a CDS encoding M12 family metallo-peptidase, translated to MNSFRWLNAGTIAALLVLNLGFLPRAYAATIDLLVVYTPSLEQDYGGYDGVEALVRASVESSNLSFQNSNIDLELRLVGLRKVDYTEDPDDMGVDLDHLRNLDGVIDETRTWRNEVGADVIYLFRSDSYGIDHIGKAWLLDDENGEESYAYGVLSGQYALSDLVLQHEIGHNLGAAHDPDNAKNGGLYSYSYGHRFTVFSSTYRSVMAYSPGWEVNYFSSPNVRYEGVATGTAQRDNARTLRQTASTVAGYRSFKPSKPTAVADYDDSEWIEDTDNDGYETVTLDGSGSRGWPGIEAWQWSWPGGSASGETVEAKLPLGTNTVTLNVTGVGGLKDSASIQVTVHGFSPIENIFTTQHGLFLQKADGRTSAAGYNSDKLMGVETNQSSITILTRIKFDNLHQVSGKGGQTLFLLKDGSVYGTGYYWNQNFPDKTVDGFTKIFDGGIVSVASGSSHSLFLDDEGKVWGAGSNYDGQLGGGPESSNSTELSVIFDSGAKAISAGQTFSSIIGTDGSLLVSGKVRYDSFPGVEYSDYRSFTKIEQSGVVAFDSGDEHIVYLKEDGSVWTTGYNREGQLGTGDQNRKVDQAQKIVDTGAASVEAGSNNTYVTMNDGTIWGTGYGLISPQTFRSENAYELQPIFTSRVQKISASNNLLAVLLKDGSVWVGGRNDYGQLGLGYTSHQMSPLLQTTPVTDLSQPNGAPTARGKVLGYPIDDDGDGFATVNLDASNSSDDWRIESYLWTLPDGPSNEQKPTVLLPVGESSLTLTVFDDQGLQHSQDFIVEVQPYTRPKSVYAGHDRFFIIKEDGSLWCAGEADGQLFGSDYTEYFFQKPTPVMASGVVKVVDGSNHCLVLKTDGSVWGTGSNNQGQLGLGEQPSSKGFVEIWPSGATDIAAAAHMSLILLDDGTAYGMGQNYQGQIADSAADIVHSPHRLPLEGIRELATSGYNSILLLEDGRIIQLQRSTDERTEPFIEIVSEGAKHLEAVNSNLLLYIDQEGHISHRSLGSYTPYFGNYLLEPDFSFTKIIQEGVTDIQLRTQSPLILDAIGACYTLGQSYPRNNYLPLPNYQKDFFFFSSVEQASAYDDLAVFLLEDGSVWLSTVNYRFGQDVARNTTPSLISEPFETSQNTAPIAKVAYPEKTYVLPGTPSKMVTLDGSGSTDDKFIKSWRWSWDNNTANRPILSEYFDVGTTEVTLTVTDSEGIFHTESVTVTVEENTEIAGLVGSPSANAILYRNGHALLQGHTTGTAIGRAHSNQSRVYGHQLTLGNIDQLDNAWNTTGLIDNEGALWLTGNNTSGEMGIGYKSLLEPFRKVIPENVVDFSLSNDASFACLSDGSLWATGLNRDSQFASESIVSSDEWLQIIESGVSQVETDGSTVYIMKENGSVWMFGRNRTFDSSSLPYNSIVVSPIQILESDAKEILSSNRVILVVKQDGSLWGAGSNDSSKLGLPLNVHRSNQFVKLSNGPVTKARTIGNRTIWLMEDGSLWGVGSSYNRLLGLGYTDGYTAIKDPLALFRSGIRDFSLSNDATVVLTDDGSIYSTAKGDFGYNDSSTNYSSTWHPLSSDSKPQGNASPIANAGSDRVFYATHDYGHVTLDGTLSQDDWAIEKWQWDLNGYQINSALTEVYLNVGIYTATLTVTDFFGNTSSDTVEIELRTGSAFDAWLPIYLSGEQIDGLDDKKNSDFDQDGHSNYIEFLFQTDPASKISKASLGWLYSSGYLFLDVFGSSAYGDLPILMSTDLIHWSPWDGAPVDLQSSGPVFLKISDQLY
- a CDS encoding CinA family nicotinamide mononucleotide deamidase-related protein codes for the protein MPGKPKIILLTLGEELLLGLTPNGHLTYIGDQLRQVGTPMHANVTISDAPEDIESYFEDYWKKADVLITTGGLGPTVDDRTKEVIGECLGEKLVYDPTVMQAIEARFEALGLELNPNNRKQAYHFENAEVLHNPNGTAPGLWLEKFGKILVMLPGPPHELQPMFKDQVLPRLQDKGLVQDSENYIQIRTTGIGESNLETLLQPIAERESGLELAYCAHPGMVDFRMSFPDQVNPFDRLAELAEECKKLLGESFLTIGNDTLLDIVSKILRRKKLKLATVESCTGGYIANEITNISGSSEYFVGGLATYSTGAKEDLISVPFELIQQHTAVSEEVAVAMATGVAERLEADYAISATGYIGPGGGTEKDPVGTVYIGLHSPSGAFARRFSFRGPRIAQKRRAFNAAMDLLRRELI
- a CDS encoding excinuclease ABC subunit UvrC; translation: MPESISSDLKEKVRRLPDKPGVYLMKDRLGSVIYVGKAKNLKKRVSSYFQASKRFTHQPKIRALVQMIRDFEYIEVKSEPEALLLEGKLIKKWKPKYNTDFVDDKRFLLVRVDVTRELPRFALARFKKEDGARYFGPFAHANHIRKTLTEMRRRFGILLGDASPKKEDENRFRLYDDVRSEIYGHENLVTLEEYQERVEQACEFLQGKSKEWLDELKQEMVKEAAERNYEKAAALRDIVFALEASLKKTRKFERDLPVRESADETLESLQKELSMRNPPNVIECFDISHISGTFVVASMVQFVGGKPNKAGYRRFKIKSFEGNDDFRSMEEVVGRRYRRLHKEGKPFPDLIVIDGGMGQVGAAIKSFLLQDLDPPELIGLAKKHETIIFPDERPPLRLPLKHSGLQLLQRCRDEAHRFANTFNADLRSKRIRESILDDFTGLGPKKKNALLDEFGSIERLKSASLTELRSVDGIGLETATRLKAFLEEHYRG
- the moaA gene encoding GTP 3',8-cyclase MoaA, with the translated sequence MNRTTDKLDRPLRDLRISVTDQCNFRCSYCMPKEIFGPDYAFLPKELVLSNEEIVFAARSFAALGVKKLRLTGGEPLLRPDLSELISSLMAETGIEDISLTTNASLLPRYATKLKEAGLKRINISLDSLDKERFALMSGGRSSPEAVIRGIDAAEAAGLPIKVNMVAKLGVNEQDILPMASYFRERKITLRFIEFMDVGETNAWKMDQVVPAKQILETIGRHYEFEALEPSYRGEVASRYRFKDTGSEFGIINSITNPFCGDCNRARLSAEGKLYTCLFATAGTDLKQHIRSGISQADFTQLVSKLWSIREDQYSEDRSKGRPLKSNKKVEMSYIGG